Proteins from one Flavobacteriales bacterium genomic window:
- a CDS encoding exodeoxyribonuclease III, whose protein sequence is MKKIISWNLNGIRAVAKKGLVDIVHELDADIICFQETKAQDDQVLEALDGLNGYTVYSNSAIKKGYSGTAILTKEKPLNIINGIGIEEHDTEGRLITAEFETYYLLTTYVPNSQGGLKRLPYRMQWDADLLAYMQELEKNKPVIICGDMNVAHQPIDLKNPKSNFNKTAGYTEQEIEGMDNFLKGGYTDSFRHFYPNEIKYSWWSYRMAARDRNIGWRLDYFLVSDKIIDKTKDAFILNDVFGSDHCPVGIDIEL, encoded by the coding sequence ATGAAAAAGATAATTTCTTGGAATTTAAATGGAATAAGAGCAGTAGCAAAAAAGGGCTTAGTAGATATTGTTCATGAGTTGGATGCTGATATTATTTGCTTTCAAGAAACAAAAGCACAAGATGATCAAGTCTTGGAAGCTTTAGACGGTTTGAATGGATATACTGTTTATTCAAATAGTGCGATAAAAAAAGGATACAGTGGAACAGCTATTTTAACAAAAGAAAAGCCGTTGAATATTATTAATGGCATAGGAATAGAAGAACACGATACCGAAGGGCGTTTAATTACTGCTGAGTTCGAAACCTATTATTTGTTGACCACTTATGTGCCTAATAGTCAAGGAGGATTAAAGCGATTGCCTTATCGTATGCAGTGGGATGCAGATTTATTGGCTTATATGCAAGAATTAGAAAAAAATAAACCTGTTATTATTTGTGGAGATATGAATGTTGCACATCAGCCTATTGATTTAAAGAACCCTAAATCAAACTTTAATAAAACAGCCGGTTATACAGAGCAAGAAATAGAAGGGATGGATAATTTTTTAAAAGGAGGATACACAGATTCCTTTAGACATTTTTATCCTAATGAAATAAAATATTCTTGGTGGAGCTATCGAATGGCAGCAAGAGATAGAAATATAGGTTGGCGTTTAGATTATTTTTTAGTGAGCGATAAAATTATAGATAAAACAAAAGATGCTTTTATATTAAATGATGTTTTTGGTTCAGATCATTGTCCTGTTGGAATAGATATAGAACTATAA
- a CDS encoding energy transducer TonB, producing MNHILLISLLLFSTFFVAQEPQGDTTIYHEVGIEASFKIDRSKVLRYFGENVTYPKFENEHIQSLFFVKLTIEKDGSVSNVNPVEYLNHPTKYDCGFVNENKAVFLNMPKWNPAMRNGEPVRSIYVFPFRICVGR from the coding sequence AACCATATTTTGCTTATTTCATTACTGTTATTCTCAACGTTTTTTGTAGCTCAAGAACCTCAAGGTGATACTACAATTTATCATGAGGTTGGTATTGAAGCTTCTTTTAAGATAGATAGAAGTAAAGTGTTACGTTATTTTGGAGAGAATGTAACTTATCCCAAGTTTGAGAACGAACATATACAAAGTCTTTTTTTTGTGAAGCTTACAATAGAAAAAGATGGTAGCGTATCAAATGTGAATCCAGTTGAATATTTAAACCATCCGACCAAATATGATTGCGGTTTTGTAAATGAGAATAAAGCTGTTTTTTTGAATATGCCAAAATGGAATCCAGCTATGAGAAATGGAGAGCCTGTACGATCAATTTATGTATTCCCTTTTCGTATTTGTGTAGGAAGATAA